A stretch of DNA from Spirochaeta isovalerica:
CTTTTCCGTTTCTGGATTGCTGAAATCGAACCATCTATCCATCCGGAAGGCAACGATCAGTTCTGACAGCCCGGAGATGGCGAATGAATTAACCGAATCGGAATCTTTCAATTGTATTTCCTCTTCGGAAGTGTAAGCCAGGACGAAAGGCTGATCCGCTCCGACCAGTGGGGAATATGTGCCTTCAAGGTAGAGCGATCTGCCGAACATGGGATCTCCGTCAACGGCCAGGGCATTACTGCTGTCGTCAGTCTCTGTCCCTGTCAGCCGATCGATTTTCATCTGGACTTCATCGTACTCTCCATCGGGGAGGTCAATGGCGGGGAAATCGGGGGTCACGGTACTGTTCATCAGATCGACCAGATAGGTTCCCGAGTATTCGCTTTCCTCATCATCCTCGCCTTCGAGCTCAATTTCAATCTCTTTTACTGCCATATAGGCTTTTGTTAAGGTCAGGGTGCCGCCATCGGATCCGTCTTTGTTTGTAACGGTTATGGAAACCGACGGGCTTCCGGCGACCCTGCTGATGGATGAGCTGACCGATGATGATCCGGAAACAGCTTCTCCCGGTTTTGTAGCCTGAATTGAAAAGGTGGTCAATGTAGGGCTGCTTGGGCTGCTGGGGCTGTTGTCACAAGAAGCGGCCAGAATTAAAACGGATAATGCCATAATCAGAATAATAGATGTTGTTAAGTTAATGGATTTGATTTTCATATTTGTCCTCCAAAGACTTTTCTGTCTTGCTTATGGAACACAATATATTTTCGAAATTTGCCAGAAATATGCCATTGTAAAAAAAAATGATTTTTTTATTTTCCGGTGTCAATCATAGGAAATGTCAAGATGAAGGTGCTCCCTTTTCCGGCAGGAGATTCCACCGTGAGACGACCCTTATGCATTTCCATAATAGATCTGGCAATTGATAACCCGAGGCCTCTGCCGCCTGTACCCCTGTTTCGGGAATCATCGAGGCGGTATAGACGCTCAAAGATCTCATCAATCTCACCGGCAGGAATTCCCGGTCCCTGATCGGTTACAGATATCGAAATCTGTTTTTTTGTTCTGAAAAGACGGATGACAATTTCTTCAGATTCCGGGGCATATTTCAGACAGTTCTCCAATAGATTCGAGATAACCTGCCGGATCCTTATCCCGTCGCCCTGAATGATTGTTTCGCCATCCAGCTCATTCTGGAAAATCAGTGCTATATTAAGCCGGTCGGCATTAAATTGCCATCTTTCCGTTTCTTTTTTGATAATCCCCGGGAGATCGACAGTCTGTATTTCAAGACTTATTTCACCGGCATCTGTTTCCGCCAGCCAGTCCAGATCCTTGATCAGACCTGATAATTTGTCAATTTCAGCTCTTATGCTTTCAAGCCCTTCGTCTTTATCAATAAGTCCGTTCTGGATGCCTCTAGCGTCGAGATCAATAATATTGAGAGGTGTATTGATTTCATGGGACAGGTCTCCGATCAGTCTTTGCCGCAATTCTTTCTGTTTTTTCAAAGTCTGGGACATCTGGTTGAAGGATTCGGTAAGAGCCGCCAATTCTGCTGTTTTATAGGTTTCTGTTATCTGTATATTGTTACCTGATCGGATTTCCCCGGATGCCCTTGAGAGTCTGGTTAAGGGACGTGAGAGCCTGTTTGATAAGACCGCGGCAGGGATCAAAGCAATCAGAATGGCTCCGAGCGTAAGGATAAACTGCTCTTTTAATGCGGACAGCAAATAGTCGGTTGTTTTTGTTTCAAGGTATTTTTCATCGACATACAGTACGATCCGCCCTATTGTCAAATTGGTGACATAATCTGTCAGGTTTTCCGATTTCCCTTCTATGAGAACAGTATCGCGGCTGTCAAACAGCTCGGTAAAGCTGTTGTAAAGTTTTTTTCCAGTGCTGTCTTCAACGATAACTCTGAATGCATGTCCTTCTTTATTATCAGGCATAGTGGATGTCAGATCTCTTACGGTGGATGCAAGATTGTTCCAGTTCCCCTGTCTGGAGTAGAGAAGGCTGAGAATGTTTGCCATATTGGCCGATTGCACTTCTGTAAGGAGTATGGGAAGCCGCCTCGTTGTATTGAAATGCTCAATCCCTATGCTGAGAAAAAAAGACATGACAATTATAAAGGCGAAAGAAGTTGAAATATTCAGGAAAAGACTGATCTTTCTTTTTAGCATTCCAGTTTGTATCCACCGCCGTAAACCGTTTTAATTGGGTTGAAGTCCTGTCTGTTTATAAGATGTCTGATTCTTTTTATATGGTTATCAATAGCTCTCTCATATCCGGAAAATCGGGATTGGAATGCTAATTCGATCAATCTTGAGCGGCTGAGAATAACATTGGGATTCTCCATAAATACGAGCATTATGGAGAGCTGGGCCTGACTTAATTCGATTAATTCTCCATTAACCGAGAACACCCCTTCATCTCTGTTGTATTCCAAAGGCCCGCACTGCAGTATTCTGGCTGTCTCTTTACGGCTCCTGCGCAGAAGGGCCTTTATTCTGCCGATCAGCTCCTCAGGATCAAAAGGTTTGGTTATATAATCGTCAGCACCTATGTCGAGACCGTTCAGAAGGTCCCGCTTGGTATTTTTGGCGGTGAGGATGATTATGGGGATATCATGTCTCTGCCTGATTCTGCTGCAGACTTCCTCTCCTCTTATTCCCGGAATCATCAAGTCGAGAAGAATCAGATCGGGTTTCGTGTTTCTGGCCATTTCCAGACCGTCTCTGCCGTCATAAGCAGTCGATGTTTGAAAACCGGCTTTCTCAAGATATATTTTGATCCATTGGGCTATCTTCTTTTCATCCTCGATAATCAGGATTCTGCTGTTCCTGTCCATCAGCTTTCATCCGGCTCATCGGGATCATCCGGCTCATCGGGATCATCCGGCTCATCGGGATCGTCCGGTTCATCGGGATCGTCCGGTTCATCGGGATCGTCCGGTTCATCGGGATCGTCCGGTTCATCGGGATCGTCCGGTTCATCGGTGTCGTCCGATTCATCGGGATCATGACTTCCACCAGATGAAGAAGAGGATCTCTTCTTAGAATCGCTGAGCGAGTTTTCCCATTCGTCTCTGGTTCTGTTGTATCGGCTTCGAAGCTGGGAACTGGAGAGAGATCCGGTCTGGTAGGCAACCAGGAGATTCTGCAGATTAACAAACATTCTGTTTCTTAAAAAACCTGATGATCTCTGGTAGCTCTCCATTTTGAGAATTGCCTCTTCCACGGAGATTGTATCCATGGTCAGTTCCATCAACACCTTTTTATAGGTATCGAGCAGTTCTTTCTGGTACTCCAGTACGGAACTGTTTCCCTCTTGAATTCTCAGATCCGGTATTCTTTTATCCCGCAGGTAGGAAAAATAGAGCAGCGCGTTTTCCCGGGAAATCTCCCCGTCGCCCAGCTGGTCGATAAATGAGTCAATGATTCCCGACTCGTCATTATAGGATATGTTATGGGCTTCCCTCAGTTCCCTGAGCTGTTTTTTTGCCTGGGCTACTGTCAATTCTCCGGCTTCAAGAGAATCGATTATCTGCGGATACTGAACGGATAGCTCGGACTGAAATTCTTTCCTTTCCATTATTCCAGAGGAAAACAATGAGTGGAGTTGTAAGGAGAGTGCCGCCAGTATTATAAAATATCTTTTCATTCTATATTTCCAGAATAATCAATCCACCTATCTTTTGTAAAGAATCGTTATTTATATCATGTCATCAAAAGGAATGGAGTTTTTCTTTTCTCCCCCGGTCCTGTCAATCAATTGCATGATCGTCATGACCCACATTGCTATCATAATTGCAATTATTGTTATCGTTACTACCATAATTCCCTTTATTGGCGACAATCCGGGCAATCATCGCTTTAGCCGTTTCGGCGTCAATCTGTCTACTGGCCAGGTCCTCCAGAACTGATTCAAGTTGAAAGTCCGCCGTCTGATCCTTTTCAATAAGCCGGTTCATAACTGGAAACCTCCTCATTGTCAATTTAGAATCAAATCTTGTCAGAATTATGTCATTACTGAGTTAATTGGTAAAAAAATGCTTTATCAGAATTCGTTTCTTCCGTATCTCAAAAACTGATGCACCTTCTTCAGTTCATCGGGGATGGCAATTGTCTGGGGACAGTGTGACAGACATTTCCCACACTCGATGCAGAGCGAAGCATTGCCGTCGGGAACTGTTTTATTGACTTTCACTTTGTTGGAAGCCAGTTTCCTGTACTTCCGTTTGGTATTAAAGAGCATTATCCTGTCCCAGAGCGTTTCCGGCTTCATATTGGCAGAATTGGCCAGAGCAAAGTTTTCCGGGATATTCACGCCGGCGGGACAGGGCATGCAGTACTGGCAGGCTGTACAGGGCACGAGTATTTTTTCCCGATAGATGGAGATAATGGAGTTTATGGTTCCATTTTCTTCTTCAGTCAGTTTCCCGATTCCCGATTTTTCCGCGCTTTCCAGGTTCTGCTCCAGCTGTTCCCCAGTACTCATGCCGCTGAGAACGACCGAAACTTCCGGCAGGTTCCACAGATACTGGAGCGCCCAGTCGACTGGTGTTCGCTTAACGGAACTCGCTTCAAGCAGCTTCCTCGCTTCTTTGGGCGGCTTGGCGAGCATTCCCCCCTTCAGCGGTTCCATAATGGTGACAGCCATGCCTTTTTCCGCGGCGTATTTCAGCCCTTCTTCTCCGGCCTGGACAGTCGTGTCCAGGTAGTTGTATTGGATCTGGGTCAGATCCCAATCGTAAAAGTCGATTATTTTCTTGAATACGGGCAGCGTATCATGGAAGGAGAAACCTATATTTCTGATCCTTCCTGCATCCCGTTCTTTTTCCATCTCTTTTATTAGTTCGAAATCTTTCACTTTATTGAAATTCTTCTCATTCAAAGCGTGAAAGAGATAGCAGTCGACATAATCCGTCTGAAGTTTCTCCAGCTGGGCATGGAAATACTTCCCGAAATCCTCTTGTTTATTGACGAGAAACATAGGCAATTTGGTAACGAGAAAAACCTTTTCCCGGTATCCGTCCAGTAGAGCTTTCCCCAGAATCTTTTCGCTGGCGCCCAGATGGTAGGGCCAGGCCGTATCAATATAATTGACTCCGCTGTCAATGGCGTGCCTGATCATGCGGATCGCTTCTTTTTCATCAACCCGCGGATCGAGAGGGTTTTTCATAGAGGGGAGTCTCATGGCTCCGAATCCGAGTGCTGATACTTTGAAATCGATTTTTCCTAATTGACGGTACTGCATTCATATCTCCTCATCTCATTGCGCGGATAAACATTTCTGTAAGGGCAGGGAATTCAAAGAGCCTGCTCATTCGGGATTTAACTGATGGGGCAGCTTTGGAAAATCATCAAAGGAGCAGGCTGATTGCAAAATAACCCTACATTATTATATTGTCAATTGATTTACACCGGGTCTGATTCCCCGGAGCGAATCAGTAGTCTTTAAACTATGTCTTCTCAGAGAAGAAGAATACCCATCATATAAGCACCTTCGCTTTCGGAGATGACGAACATTCCCATTTTTCTGTAAAAGGCAACAGCACCGGGGTTCTGTTTCGATACGCCCAGATGGACTCCTTCCGTCCCTTTCCTGCGGCAGCTGTTGAAAAACATTTCCATAAGCTTCCGCCCGAGTCCTTTGCCCTGAAGTTCCGGCAGCAGATCGATATGAAGGTGCCCCGGATATTCGCTGAGGGATTTATCCACCAGTGTATCATTTTTAATGCAGTCGTTGATAAACTGCTGAAAAGGTTCGGACGATTCTGATGGGATATCGTAGAGCCTTCGCACTTTCGGCAGCCATTCGCTGTTGAGCCATTTCGTATAACCAACCGTGTCTGCTGTTCCCACAATATATCCGGCGGGAATGTTATCCCTGGTTACAACGAAACAGCAATCTCTGTCGAAATAGACATAAGGCGCAGCAAAATAATGGCCGACTTTGTATTTATCATCAATTACACCTTCTACTGAGTTGCCGTTCAGCGCCGTTTTCCAGCAAATTTCATAGAGATAGGGTAGATCTGTTAATTCGTAAGGCCTTATTTCAATCATTGTTCAATCCTGTTCTTTTGGTTTATAGAAGTTCAATGCCGTTTTTTTCGGCAATATACCGGACCACACTGTCATTTCTATGATGCCCTATTATTTTATCGGCTGCCGCTTTCACAGGCGGAAGCGCGTTTTCAACAGCAACTCCGCAATCCGCCGCCTTCAGCATTTTCAAATCATTGGTATTGTCGCCGAAGGCGGTAATGGCATAATTTTCCATACCTACAGATAGTGCCAGCGTTCTGATAGCCTGGTCTTTGGTCGCTTTTGATGAATGGACTGTCAGCCAGTACCAACCGGGAGTATACTGGTTTTCCTGTATATGGATTTCAACCGATTCTCCGGTTTTCTCCAGAATCAGGGCTATGGGCTCCAGCTCTTCGATCCTGTTAATTACAGTGAGGCAGACTATCATCTCATTGAAGTGATTTCTCCTGTCAACAGTCTCTGTCAACCGGCGGTCTCCCGCTTTTTCTCTGTCTAGAACATACCATTGTTCTCCTTCATTGTCGGTTCGGCTGTAATAGAGCCTGTCCTGGTGTCCGTCAAAAGTGGAGAGGAAGTAATGGAGTCCTTTCGAATCGAACAGATCAGCCGCTGCCAGAAGATCCGATGGGCTCAGTTGGTTTATCACCTGATGGGTTCCCGTTTTAAGATCCGAAATGAAAGAGCCGTTGAATTCGATAACGGGAAGCTTTAACTCAAGTTTATTGAGGATAATCTGCTGAGATACAACGGATCTCGCCGAGGCAACCGTGAAATTGATACCTTTTGCTATCATATTGTTGAGATTCCTTGTGGCAAAAGGAGAGAGAGTGCCATCGGGCTGAAGAAGGGTCTGATCCAGGTCGGTTATGTAAAGCTGTTCTTTCATTCTACCTCTGATTCTGATTTAAAAAGAGTAGACAGATTTCTGAAAGTTCCATCCAATGGCAGAGACGTTTCCTGAATCAATCCGTCTATGACTTCAAGTTTCAGAGCGTAAGCCTCTTCAGATGATTTGTGAAATCTGCATTTATCATCGCTGATCTCCAAAGCGCAGAAGTTGCTCAGCGCCAGTGCCGTCCGCTCTTTTTCCCTGACCAGAAGGGGCAAGTCCACAGCCCTGTGGTCTTCATTATGATGGGGAGCATGGAGCAGGGGAATGAAACCCAACCCGTCCACGCAACTGTACCGGCCTTCCGGAACGTCTATGGCGAAATCGGAATCGCTCTGACCGCAATCGAACCAGCAGATCGATCCGGCACTGAGTCCCGAAAGGATGATTCCCTTATCGTATGCTTCCCGCAGGGCTTTATCCACAGCATGCTTCCGCCATGTTTCCATCATGAAGCGGGTGTTGCCCCCTCCGACATAAATGATATCGCTGTCCAGTATTTCAGATCTGACGGCATGGGTATCCACGGGTCTGTTTATCAGAAAGAGAGTCTCGACCCTGCAGCCCAGTTCGCCTCCGAAATACTCATCGACAGTTTTAATATAAGCTTCAGCTTCCCGGCTTGCCGTAGGTATGAACAGGAGTTTCGGGTTCTTTTTTCCCGAAGCTTCCACAATCTTCCGGTCTATTTCACGTGTTTCCCCGAACCGTATTTCTCCTCCGCCGATTGCGAAAATCTTTCCCATGGTATTTTCTCCCTAAGCCTTGCGACCCACATAGACAAGGTGATCCGTTCCGTAAATGGCCCCTTTCGTCTCTGCGGTCCGACAGGCGAAACCTATCCATTCTGCCAGAAGCTCTTCTCCCAGATCGATAAGTTTCATCTCGCTCTGGCTTATAAGACTCTCCGCACCGAAAAAGGCTAATTCTTTCAGACCGAAGGAAGAGAAAAAAGGTACGATTTCATCTGGGTCGGCAAAGTAGGCATCGATGAAACCGGGCTCATTTTCACTCAGTATATGAGTTCCTTCTTTGAGGAAGCCGAGTAGGTTTTCGCTCTGTTCCTTTATTGTGTGGGGGTAGTTCCTCAAATTATCATATATAGGCGCATAATGGGAAATAAATGCGCCTGCAAGAATCCCCTGAGGTTTCAAGAGCTTCAGCGTCTGATCGATCACTTTCTCCCGGTCTCCTTTTTGGCTGAGGTGGTAAAAGGGACCCATAATCAGAATCGCATCGAACAGTTCTCCATCGAGAGAAGAAAGGTCTCTCGCATCGCCTTGTATGAAATTTTCCACTGCCAGATTCATCTGATCCGCTTTCTCTTTAGCCATGGCGATATTGGCTTCTGCCAGATCGAATAACGTGACATTATGACCCGCCTCGGCGAGAGCCAGAGTATACCGACCCGGACCGCCGCCTATATCGAGAATACGGCTGCCCGGTTTGAGAAATCGCTCCAGAAAGTGCATGGTAACGGGGAATTCGAATCGGTGCCTTTCGTGACGGTCCCATTCCCGCTGAACATCATTGTTGTAGTACTGTCGTATCCTTTCCACATTCGTTGAAGCAGCCATGGAAAACTCCTTTATTTTTAAAATAATAAGTTTTCAGTTTATGATGCCCTTCCTGCCGAATCAAGGGAAAAATCGATTATATTATTCTCAAGGCGAATTTAGGGCAGACCGGAACGCAATAACCGCAGAGAATACATTTCTCTTTATCCACTTCAGCTATTTTATCTGCATTTACTTTAATGGCTGACTGTTCGCAGGTTTCCCCGCATTTCCCGCAGCCGATACAGAGGGCCTCGAATACGAAGAGCTTTTTTTCTACAGTTCCCAGCCTGTTTTTTATTTCTTCACTAACGGGGCGGTTCGAGAACACATCGATATTCATATCGACTTCTTCCCGCGACATCATGCCGAGAGCCACGGCATCGACCAGTCTGTGGTCTTTTACCCATTTGAGGGCATCTTCCGCCGTGGATTTCAGATATCCGCCCCCAAGGGGTTTCATCACGTAAAATCCGGCGCCGCGATTTTTGATTTTCTCGATAGCCTGAATCTGTTCATCCAGAGTCCCATCGGTCAATCCCGTACCCCGGATATTAAACATCAGATGATACCAGTCGATTCTGCTGTCTTCAGCGAGAACCAATGCGCTTTTTGTGGAATGAGAGGAAAGCCCGACGGCTCCGATCCGCCCCTGTTCCTTTGCTTCAAGCAAAGCGGTCAGAGCTTCTTCTCTCTCTCCGAAATCTTCCAGAGACCGGACGGCGTGAAGCAGAAACAGATCGATGTAGTCAAGCTTCATCTCTTCCATGGCTTCATCGATAGCCCTATTCATCTCAGCGTAGCTTTTTACGGCTGATTTTGTTGATATGACCAGTTCTTTTCTATCTATTCCCGATTGGGATATACCTCTGAGTACATGGGGATAGGATCCGTACATTTGTGCCGTATCAATCCAGCGGATGCCTTTTTTCAGTGCATAGGCAATGATATCGCCCCCTTCTTCAGGGGGCATATTTCTCTGCAGCGGTGCCATAGTCAGAGATCCGAATATAAGGTGAGGGACTTCTTTTTCCAAAAAACGAACAGATTTGATTTCCATTTTTCAACTCTACCCGATCTCGTGGAAAATTCAATAAGAATTGAATAATCATTAGCTGAAAAAATAAAAATGTATTATATTAATATTTGTAAATCTTTTCCGGATAAATCAAGAATATGCAGGAGGTAATCTGTATGAGTGATAAAGGAAAAAAAGATAAACGCAGCCATGAGTCAAGAAAAGAAGCCCAGCACTCGCTGAAGGAGAAGCGCAAACTTAAAAAAGCGAAAAAAGAAGCTACAAGCTGATTAATGAAGACCGCCTCTGAAGGCGGTCTTCCATATTTATAATACTTTAGAGCAACCTGTATTCATTCTGTATAGTTTCCCCGGCAGGCTCGTCTCTATTTTTCTGAAGTTATCCTCTCCTGTGCAGTGCCCTGTATAAAAGTCAGTATCAAGTGCTTTCAAAGCATCAGTCAGGCTTTTGAGATAGTCGTTTGTTACTGCGGCTTTGCCTCCCCGGCTGTATATGTGAAACCCTCCCAGGACGGCCTGTACCGGTAACTCCGGTTTTTTTTGTTTAACCAGATTGACCATATTCACTACACCTGTATGGGAACAGCCGGTTATGATGTAAATGCCGGCGTTCTCTTCAAGAGACAGTACAATTTCGTGGCGGAAATCGTCAGGACCCATTTGTCCGTTTTTTTTCATAAAGAGGTTATGATTTGTCATGGGGCGGGGGAAGTTTTCCGGTATATTTTCAAAAACATCCAGTCCCGGGAGAATCTCCTGATTTTCATCGATAAATCTCACACGGTTTTCATATCTTTTCAAAAGGACCGGATCAACGCCGATCGGGACAATCCTTCCATCAGCTTTGCGGGAGTAGTGGGGAATCAGGGCTTCTCTGTGCAGATAGAGCGGGGCTTTTGAGTTCTGTCTGAAAAACTCTTCAAGGCCGCCGCTGTGATCACTGTGTCCGTGGGAGAGAAAAGCCATATCAATGAGGCTTAGATCTATCCCCATTTTTTCTGCATTCATAGCAAAGGAGGAATCGGGACCGGTATCAAAAAGTATTCGTCTCCCTTTCCATTCGATATAGAGAGACAGACCGTGATCGGTTTTCAGGCTTTCTCTCTGCTTTGATAGATTATCCAGGCTGTTTTCGAGCAGAACGGCGAATTTCACAATAGACCTCCGGAAGAGTTGAATAATTTTATCATATCATTTTTACCGGAGATCATTAAGAGTGAAGCGGTCAAGGACCTGTCTGTTAAGAGAAATCGCAACGAAGCTGAATTGTGTTCATAATTGACGTATTTCATTGCTGTCGCTTCGAAAGGGGTTTTCTCAAGTAGGGGATAATCTCTTTTTATGATCTGAAAAGCCAGCTGCTGATAATAACTTAAAAAAGGACTTCCGCTAAATTAATGTTCACCATCCTGATGTAAATACTAGATGAATAAAATTATATAGATTATACTACCTGTATAGAAGAATTGTGAAAACAGATTTAATTGACCATGCATAAGAGGTGCGAAAATGGAAAAGAAAAAACACATTGTTGTTCTTGGAGGCGGTTACGGCGGTGTTCTCACGGCTAAGAAACTGATCAATAAGACAAAGAAAGATAAAAATGTCAAAATCACTCTGATTGATAAAAAACCTTATCATACGATGCTGACTGAGCTCCATGAAGTTGCGGCCGGTCGTATCCCCGAAGATGGAATCCGTATTGATTTCGAAACGATTTTCTCCAGAAGAAATATAGATGTCGTTCTCGATACAGTTCACAATATCGATTTCGAAAAGAAAGTTGTCAACGGTAACAACACATGTACAACCTATGACTATCTGGTATTGGGAACCGGTTCAAAACCGGCTTTCTACTGCTGTCAGGGAGCCAAAGATAATGCTTTCAACCTGTGGTCCTATGAAGATGCCCTGAGAATCAGACATCACATGCTTGAAGTCTTCGGAAAAGCCAGTGTCGAAACCGATCCTTTCAAAAGAAAAAGACTTCTCACTTTCGTTGTAATCGGGTGCGGTTTTACAGGAATCGAAATGGCCGGTGAGCTGGCCGAGTGGAGAGCAGAGCTCTGCCGTGAGTTTTCCATTAAAGAGAAGGAAGTCCGCATAATCATTGCCGACCTTCTCCCTGAAGTTCTTCCCGCTTTTGATGACAAGCTGAAGAAGAAGACCGTTAAAAGACTTCAGAAAATGAACGTCGAAATCATGCTCAAGTCCGGTATCGATAATGTGGGCGAGCACCACATCGATATTACAGGGGCCGGCAAAATCGATTGTGATACTGTTATCTGGACGGCCGGAGTCGAAGGATCGGAAATCGTCGAAAATCTCGGAGATAATGTCGCCAAGACAAAGCGCCACCAGATCGAAACGGACAAGTATCTCCACGCCAAAGATATGGAAGATGTTTATGTCGTCGGAGACAATATCTTCTACATACCCGAAGGACATGACAAGCCGGTACCCCAGATGGTGGAAAATGCCGAGCATTCTGCCGATACGGTTGCAAAAAATATATATGCCAGTCTGCACAATAAGAAAAAATCGGAATACAAACCGAAATTCCATGGAGCCATGGTTTCAATCGGTGGCCGTTACGGTGTCGCCCAGATCAATATGGGCAAAACCAATATGGTTTTCTCCGGTTTCATCGCCATGTTTATCAAACATTTTATCAATTTTATTTATTTCGTTCAGGTCGCGGGTTTCAACAAGCTCTGGACATATATGCAGCATGAGTTCTTCCATGTGGAAGAGAGAAGAAGTTTTGTCGGCGGTTACTTCGCCAAAAGATCTCCTAACTTTTTCCTGGTTCCCTTAAGAATATTTCTCGGTGGTATGTGGATTTATGAAGGATGGGAGAAGCTGCTCCGCGTAATGGAGAATCCCTACGATATTTTCCTGATCGCATCGAAAGTCGCCACGTCCAGCGCTTCTGTCGCTGAAGAGGCCGCGACATGGGGAGAGGCGCTGCCGGTTCCCGAATTCATCACATCGATCGTCGACTGGTTTATGAACCTGATGTTCTACTTCCCCTCGGGAGAGTTCACCTATATGGCTGTCGTCTTCCAGACGGGAATGGTTATCGCTGAAATCGTTGTTGGTCTCTGTCTGCTCGGCGGTCTGTTTACCATGCTTGCTTCTCTTGTTTCCATTGCCATGGGCCTGATGATCTGGTCCTCCGGCATGGCTCCTTTCGAGATGCTCTGGTATATTTTCGGAGGCATCGCGATGATCGGAGGAAGCGGCTCCACATTCGGAATGGATTATTATGTACTTCCCTGGCTCAAGAAGCAGTGGGTG
This window harbors:
- a CDS encoding FAD-dependent oxidoreductase, which translates into the protein MEKKKHIVVLGGGYGGVLTAKKLINKTKKDKNVKITLIDKKPYHTMLTELHEVAAGRIPEDGIRIDFETIFSRRNIDVVLDTVHNIDFEKKVVNGNNTCTTYDYLVLGTGSKPAFYCCQGAKDNAFNLWSYEDALRIRHHMLEVFGKASVETDPFKRKRLLTFVVIGCGFTGIEMAGELAEWRAELCREFSIKEKEVRIIIADLLPEVLPAFDDKLKKKTVKRLQKMNVEIMLKSGIDNVGEHHIDITGAGKIDCDTVIWTAGVEGSEIVENLGDNVAKTKRHQIETDKYLHAKDMEDVYVVGDNIFYIPEGHDKPVPQMVENAEHSADTVAKNIYASLHNKKKSEYKPKFHGAMVSIGGRYGVAQINMGKTNMVFSGFIAMFIKHFINFIYFVQVAGFNKLWTYMQHEFFHVEERRSFVGGYFAKRSPNFFLVPLRIFLGGMWIYEGWEKLLRVMENPYDIFLIASKVATSSASVAEEAATWGEALPVPEFITSIVDWFMNLMFYFPSGEFTYMAVVFQTGMVIAEIVVGLCLLGGLFTMLASLVSIAMGLMIWSSGMAPFEMLWYIFGGIAMIGGSGSTFGMDYYVLPWLKKQWVKIPFVKKWYLYT